The Vicia villosa cultivar HV-30 ecotype Madison, WI linkage group LG1, Vvil1.0, whole genome shotgun sequence genome includes a region encoding these proteins:
- the LOC131633308 gene encoding zinc finger BED domain-containing protein DAYSLEEPER: MITVDEDRVDTTLDLKNAPTGADCQPDSDLSDSKVEPAIEIPAAELQASDGDANGRTSDHELDNTIEPPNNEPENSESLPNGQSSNADASDNNQQVDYEAPPNNPSVESETPSDNQPVSSEATLDQKFAAEVNSEELPNDGGVVVSETQHSNEVDLPETQHSSEMVMFETQQSNEVVMPEEQNINDVVMTEAMTENELATSTIDPNHHLSHPETHPHNHHYADFHMIPEDQLPQPESLPNCDPLPCSEQHEDGHIRDIKPMHHDHLAQYDTVPNNHHLDHSEALCNHQLTDSETLSPGQLANSQMLHHYELENSETLHENQLVNSQEHYGLVNANIIPSYEIVSADTPLNCEEPTPDTQPSKRRKKKSIVWEHFTIENVDPGCRRAYCKQCHQSFAYSTGSKVAGTSHLKRHIAKGTCAALLRGQDQNTSAPRARGTSAGNASSTPKRRYRTGGSPFIIFDQDRCRHEIARMIIMHDYPLHMVEHPGFVAFVQNLQPQFNMVTFNTVQGDCVATFLSEKQKLHKYFEGLPGRFCLTLDMWTSTQSVGYVFITGHFVDSDWKLQKRILNVVMEPYPDSDSAINHAVSACLSDWNFDGRLFSITCNRALSEVSLGNLRSLLSAKNPLILNGQLLVGSCIARTFSSIANDLLSSVQDLVKKIRDSVKYVKTSDLHEEKFLNLKQQLQVPSQRSLFIDDQTQWNTTYQMLVAASELKEVFSCLDDSDHDYKGSPSMQEWKLVETLCSYLKLLYEAANILTTTTHPTAITFFHEVWKLQLDLARAVMNEEDPFLNKLIKPMQEKIDKYWRDCSLVLAIAVVMDPRFKMKLVEFSFTKIYGDDAHEFVKIVNNGIHELFNEYVALPLPLTPAYAEDGNVNTNRSPGGTMLSENGLTDFDAYIMETSSQQTKSELDQYLEESLLPRVPDFDVLSWWKLNKLKYPTLSKMARDILSVPVSSAPADSIFDSKSKEMDQYRSSLRPEVVEALVCAKDWMHYGAVEASSALVKVEF; encoded by the coding sequence TAATAACGAGCCAGAGAATTCAGAATCACTACCCAACGGACAGTCGAGCAATGCTGATGCCTCAGACAACAATCAGCAAGTTGATTATGAGGCACCACCCAACAATCCATCAGTCGAGTCTGAAACTCCCTCTGACAATCAGCCTGTTAGTTCTGAGGCTACTCTTGACCAGAAGTTCGCTGCTGAGGTTAATTCCGAGGAGCTTCCAAATGATGGTGGGGTTGTAGTATCTGAAACGCAGCACAGCAATGAAGTGGATTTACCTGAAACACAGCATAGCAGTGAAATGGTTATGTTTGAAACACAGCAAAGCAATGAGGTGGTCATGCCTGAGGAACAGAACATCAATGATGTGGTCATGACAGAAGCCATGACTGAAAATGAGTTGGCCACTTCCACAATTGATCCCAACCATCACCTTTCTCATCCTGAAACTCACCCTCATAACCATCACTATGCTGATTTCCATATGATTCCTGAAGATCAGCTGCCTCAACCTGAATCTCTACCCAATTGTGATCCATTGCCGTGTTCTGAACAACATGAAGATGGTCACATCAGAGACATCAAACCAATGCATCATGATCATCTTGCTCAGTATGATACAGTTCCCAACAATCATCATCTGGACCATTCTGAGGCACTGTGTAACCATCAGCTAACCGATTCCGAGACACTGTCCCCCGGACAACTAGCTAATTCTCAAATGTTACATCACTATGAGCTGGAAAATAGTGAAACACTGCATGAGAATCAGCTAGTTAATTCTCAAGAACACTATGGACTTGTCAATGCTAACATCATACCCAGCTATGAGATTGTAAGTGCTGACACTCCTCTGAACTGTGAGGAACCTACCCCAGACACTCAGCCAAGCAAAAGGAGGAAAAAGAAGTCTATAGTCTGGGAACACTTTACCATAGAAAATGTTGATCCCGGATGTAGAAGAGCGTACTGCAAGCAATGCCATCAAAGTTTTGCCTATAGTACTGGTTCAAAGGTTGCTGGGACCAGCCACCTTAAGCGCCACATTGCTAAGGGGACATGCGCAGCTCTTCTGCGTGGCCAAGATCAAAACACATCTGCCCCCCGAGCAAGGGGAACTAGTGCTGGCAATGCTAGCAGTACTCCAAAGCGACGTTATAGAACTGGGGGTTCTCCTTTCATAATTTTTGACCAAGACCGTTGCCGCCATGAGATTGCTAGGATGATCATTATGCATGATTACCCCCTTCACATGGTTGAACATCCAGGATTTGTTGCGTTTGTCCAAAATCTGCAGCCCCAGTTCAATATGGTGACCTTTAACACTGTCCAAGGAGACTGTGTTGCAACTTTTCTGTCGGAAAAACAAAAACTTCACAAATATTTTGAGGGATTACCAGGACGTTTCTGTCTGACACTGGACATGTGGACCTCAACTCAGTCTGTAGGATATGTATTTATAACTGGACATTTTGTTGATAGTGATTGGAAGTTGCAGAAGAGAATTCTCAACGTTGTGATGGAACCATACCCTGATTCTGACTCTGCTATCAACCATGCTGTATCTGCTTGCCTTTCTGATTGGAATTTCGATGGCAGGCTGTTTTCTATTACTTGTAATCGTGCACTCAGTGAAGTTTCCCTTGGAAATCTGAGATCATTACTCTCTGCAAAAAATCCACTTATCCTCAATGGTCAGTTGTTGGTGGGAAGTTGCATTGCCAGAACTTTTAGCAGCATTGCAAATGATTTGCTGAGTTCTGTACAAGATCTAGTGAAAAAAATCCGGGATAGTGTAAAATATGTGAAGACTTCAGATTTGCACGAGGAAAAATTCCTAAACCTCAAACAGCAACTTCAGGTCCCCAGTCAAAGGAGCCTTTTTATTGATGACCAAACCCAATGGAATACAACATACCAAATGTTGGTGGCAGCTTCTGAGCTGAAGGAAGTGTTTTCTTGTTTGGATGATTCGGATCATGATTACAAGGGAAGCCCATCTATGCAAGAATGGAAGCTAGTTGAGACACTCTGTAGTTATTTGAAGCTGCTTTATGAAGCAGCAAACATTCTTACCACTACTACTCATCCCACTGCCATTACCTTCTTTCATGAAGTTTGGAAATTGCAGCTGGATCTTGCCCGTGCTGTTATGAATGAGGAGGACCCCTTCCTTAACAAACTTATTAAACCCATGCAAGAAAAGATTGATAAGTACTGGAGAGATTGTAGTTTGGTTCTGGCAATAGCAGTAGTTATGGATCCTCGCTTCAAGATGAAGCTTGTTGAGTTCAGCTTCACAAAAATCTATGGTGATGATGCTCATGAATTTGTCAAGATTGTTAATAATGGAATTCATGAACTATTTAACGAGTATGTGGCTCTTCCCCTGCCACTGACACCAGCTTATGCAGAAGATGGAAATGTCAATACTAACAGATCCCCTGGAGGAACTATGTTATCAGAAAATGGATTAACAGATTTTGATGCCTACATCATGGAAACTAGTAGCCAACAGACGAAGTCTGAATTGGACCAGTACCTGGAAGAATCACTGCTGCCCCGTGTACCAGACTTTGATGTATTGAGTTGGTGGAAGCTAAACAAACTCAAGTACCCAACTCTTTCGAAGATGGCCCGTGATATATTATCTGTTCCGGTTTCGAGTGCTCCTGCTGACTCTATATTTGATAGTAAAAGCAAAGAGATGGACCAGTATCGAAGTTCCTTGCGACCAGAGGTAGTGGAAGCCCTTGTATGTGCCAAAGATTGGATGCATTATGGAGCAGTGGAAGCCTCAAGTGCACTTGTGAAAGTTGAATTCTAG